The DNA sequence GAGCTTTGAATGAAGAGAGGACAAAAGCTAAGAATCTCCCTTTGATTAATTCTTCAGGAGCCTTTGCTATAGGAAATTCAAAAAACGTAACAATAAGTAATGTTACCTTTAAAGATAGCTATCAGGGGCATGCCATTCAAATTGCAGGTTCAAAAAATGTACTAGTAGATAACTCTCGTTTTTTGGGACAAGCTCTTCCTAAGACTATGAAGGATGGTCAGATCATCAGTAAGGAGTCTATTCAAATAGAGCCATTAACCAGAAAAGGCTTTCCATATGCATTAAATGATAATGGTCAAAAATCTGAAAATGTAACGATTCAAAATTCTTATTTTGGTAAAAGTGAAAAATCAGGTGAATTAGTAACTGCAATTGGGACACATTATCAAACTGCAACAACTGAAAATCCTTCAAATATTAAAATTCTAAATAATCATTTTGATAATATGATGTATGCGGGTGTTCGCTTTACAGGATTTACTGATATTTTAATAAAAGGAAATAGGTTTGATAAGAAAACTAAAGAGGAAAGTGAACACTATCGTGAAAATGGTGCTGCTTTAGTTAATGCTTATAGTTATAAAAATGTTAAAGACGTATTAGATCTGAATAAACATGTGACTATTACTGAAAATGTATTTAATATTGCTGATGCTAAAACAAAAGCAATACGTGTTGCAAAAGATAGTGCAGACTATCTTGGAAAAGTGTCTGATATTACTGTAACAAAGAATATCATTCATAATAATTCGAAAAATACTGAACAGCCAAACATTGAAATGTTAAGAGTCAGCGACAATTTGGTAGTGTCTGATAATATCATTTCAGGCGGTAAAGACGGAATCGTAATTGAAGAATCTGCTGGAAGTATCACTGTCTTAAATAATCAACTTTTCAATTTAACAGGAAATCACGTTTCTTTACTTAAAACGGATTTTAATGGGACCAATTCAGACACAAATAATAGTGTCGGTGATTTTAATATTATAACTGAGAATGAAAGTTATAAAATCTTTTCCCAAAATTCAGACAACCACTCAGATAACCACTCAGATAATCATGTGGAGAAATTAAAACCTGTAGTTGAAAACAAAAATAATTTAGCTAATAATTACTCAGCAAATAGTGTAGATGATAAAATTGAAAAATCAAATCATGATTCAGATAATGTAGTAACAGTAGAAATTTCACAAAAACAAGATGATGTAACCAATATTAGTGAAGTAGTGAAGGTAAAAGATAATCAACATGCATTACCAAAAACTGGATTAAATAAAATGGCTGAGATGGTTATAACTGTAATTGGAATTTGCCTTCTATTTGGACAATGGAGTTTAAAACGTCGTTATGAAGATAGATAGAATTTGCTCAATACAAGGTAGCGCTAAAGAGAACGAAGATAGCGTAGATTACAAAAACCAATATTTCTGGATTATAGATGGAGCAACAGATTTATTTAATGCAAAAGACTCTATAGGTTATTCAGTTTCAGAAGTATCTCACCTTATTTCTGAATGTCTCAAAAAGTATTGTGACGATTCGTTATCATTGAAGAAAATTTTCGAGCTTGCTTTAGATGACGTTAGAACAAGAATAGAGATAGATAAGTGTGAATTTGATGAT is a window from the Streptococcus oralis genome containing:
- a CDS encoding glycosyl hydrolase family 28-related protein, which gives rise to MKHIFHNEVFSIRKLKVGTCSVLLAISILGSQSILADEVGTTTSQIDTKEISNVTTNDLGYSQNISNNDSIGSIDTNSSTNNLDSLSGVNRDNSNNTIHSDSQDNKTVESIEKSNNESKNSKEDIVNDSTIKKDFEKIALNVKDYGAVGDGVNDDRQAIQDTIDAAAKGLGGGKVYFPEGTYLVKEIVFLRSHTHLEVHEKATILNGINIKNHPSIVFMTGLFTDDGDQVEWEPTEDISYSGGTIDMNGALNEERTKAKNLPLINSSGAFAIGNSKNVTISNVTFKDSYQGHAIQIAGSKNVLVDNSRFLGQALPKTMKDGQIISKESIQIEPLTRKGFPYALNDNGQKSENVTIQNSYFGKSEKSGELVTAIGTHYQTATTENPSNIKILNNHFDNMMYAGVRFTGFTDILIKGNRFDKKTKEESEHYRENGAALVNAYSYKNVKDVLDLNKHVTITENVFNIADAKTKAIRVAKDSADYLGKVSDITVTKNIIHNNSKNTEQPNIEMLRVSDNLVVSDNIISGGKDGIVIEESAGSITVLNNQLFNLTGNHVSLLKTDFNGTNSDTNNSVGDFNIITENESYKIFSQNSDNHSDNHSDNHVEKLKPVVENKNNLANNYSANSVDDKIEKSNHDSDNVVTVEISQKQDDVTNISEVVKVKDNQHALPKTGLNKMAEMVITVIGICLLFGQWSLKRRYEDR